The genomic stretch ataaccattgatgttaaacatagatcttgatgatcacatcaacctctatggagcctaatattaggttagcattcaagtccttcccaaatgagagagcccatccatactaatcctagttctatctattcaaatatccaaatggttaaaccatcaattcttgagggaactttaagtaaatatctcaggcattccctgggatataaaactattgagacaaccctgaccatgaccatcctagaaagtaaaatagaagtgatatatcctagttgatcaagacaatgcttgatcatggaagtgagaacccattccattagaaataatttaggaagccaaaccttgatcattataaattgagtgatgatcataaaccctaagaacttgaggtaaagatatttagaacaagttgatcatgcttaaaccatgatcatgctcttgaggtatgtgaggataagttaaatcctaataggataagtatatgttactcaccacatgaaatcacagGGAGGTAAATAGTAAGCAACCCTaagcttatatcctaaccttaacttgtgaaccacttggtgatcataagtataaCCCtatcacatctacattccacttattcttcaccaaaGAAACATAAGGAAACCATAGAGTAATCtctatacttcatatggtgagaaaccatccatccatatgaccaaagttaactataaaaaaagaactataactaatgtagttactttaatggtaGAATTGAGAATACTAATAGAagataattggtagaagataaaaccaattctcagatccttagtaattagagaagcacataagatatgaagcaagtaaccatattaccatggttagggagattaaaccctagccaatgcaatatgatgtcatcccaattctataaattagaattatatctcaaccctagtttttacatcactatggtaatcataatataaaaccaggccataattgagattcaatccAAGTGTCATTAGGTAATTATCATTTAAACCCTAATGATTCATTCATcaaatcctatgcttcaattatacAACAAAAGAGCCACCTACTGCTAAAGTCCTATgattaaacccatgtgtggttaacAACCATTTAACCTTGTAACCaaaataaaccatgatggaaacaaataCCTACTTTGATACTCTCAAATATAATGATAGTACTAACCTTGATAATAGGGGTTATGAtaaaactataaaaccctaatacattggagctcacctaaaataatatgcaagtaactaaatcaaGATCCTAGAAATAATTTGGTACTTAAAGCCCTGCCATTTGGCCATATCCTTGAATTATAAAaaacatttggaatttcaaaaGAATGAGAATGGAAGATTATAATTATTATCTAATATATTTGAATTATTGTGTATGTTGAACCTATCATTATATTAACAATCAAAATAGTATGTCTCAAGTAGAATTATTACTTAAGAGGTAATTGCCAAGTAAGTAGTATTTACAAATACCTGCATggcagaattgaattcaaatttgaattcaacaaataagaatacaaaatagaaaataaagaagaaaaagaaaagaggagaaaaaccACCTGGAGCttacctggccgtggcagcccagcagcagcccatggtCCAGCTCAGCGAGCAGCCCAACAGAAGCCCACGAaccagcccaccagcagcccaacccACTTACCCGTTCGCTTATCCATCCACGAGgaagacgtcgtcgtcttcgtctcgtTCGTCCCCTGGCACGCTCACTGATCGACACCACGACGAGGAGAGCCACGTCCCGCAGTCGCGCCGCCATCGTTGACCTCCAGAACACGTAGGAGACATTATAAAGAGCGACGAAGCCTCCCTCCGACCCtcttcattttcctttttctcaaaaaacccgaaaccctagctcctaggccccccaaccgccgccgtcaATTACAGCCATCCCGGCGTCCACGAAGTGTCCGTGGAGATGCGCAAGGCCATTCTGAGCATCTCTGCGAGAGGAATTGGTCCGGGGTGATCTCAGTTGGGAGAATTTGGTCGATTTCATCAACAGCAGCTCGCCGGAATCAGTGGCCGTATCGTCGACTCCGACGATCCCGCGCTTCACCGAGCATACCCACGTGTTTATGGTGAGCTAGCGCTTCTCCTGAGCCTAATTTCGCACCCGAGCACCTTCTGTAGCTCCATTTTGGTAGTTGGCCGTGGTTGGCCGCCGCGGAGATGCTCACCGGAGTTGACTCCGGTGACCATTCGCTGGGGGCGCCGCCTACAAATTGTTCAGCGTGTAGTGCTGCGTCTGGCTCGCCCATTCGTCCGTGCCCTACTGACCGGAATCGCCGTCGCCGGCAACAACTGCCTCGCCGGCAGTGTGCTCCTGTGCCTCGTCAGCAGATGGACTTGGTCCACGCCTGTGTGGCAGCTGGCGTGGCCTaaggcccaccagtcagcctcTGGGGTAGAATAGCCCGGGTAGTTTTAGCTTTTagtttttaaatttaaatccagaaAAGATCTGCaactttgaattaatttgtaaaattcattttaacttagaaaaaatataaatgagatatcaaaatattCCTGATAAtaagatctatccaataaaaatacaatatgaaatttttatttttaataaaaatttaattgtttaatcattattaattaagtcttttattttaattctaaatactataaaaattcaataattagaaaaactttccaaattaaataaaaaccagtaaataaataaagaaaacattaaactaattttatttattttaaatttgatcgatccttattAGAAAAATTTACAccttgattaataattaccctaaattattaattgttaaaaaaataacaacatggcaagttcaatatcatttttatttgcaaagttattaataacttcatccataatgaagttattaatacaagaactaattgacaattaggaaaccctaagttccataattttatgtgggataataaaaccctaatccaaataggaaccctagctccactatttcctttgaaccctaatttacttctaaaacctaaaccccaagttaacatgagatcatgttactTCCTTAGTAGTTATAGATCCATAATTACCAGCTAAACGCTTACctagttcacataaaataaaggaaccctaacaccaacaaTTTAGCATCCTATTTATGTAAACTCAACAAACcaagataatcaagtagggttaaccaagtgtaaaacctagatcctattaccaaaacaatcatccttaactatccatgcttagcatcacaccatggtgatgaaccctaatagtaaccatacctattattttgcactacataccactgttccactaaaccctgctagtatgagataattattaaacatcctatttaggaaaccaccattcctattTTAGTggctccaatagtaaaccctagaccacctcaaccttaattgtaatacttcttattccttaagaagtatatTCTTcacaaagttattcttttgaagtaaaaaaAAGAGTGTTCATCAAACCTATCTaatagaacctataaaccctaattgcaatacttcttattacttaagaagtatgttcttcaaaatttattcttttgaagaaaataggaagtagccatcaaacctgcttaataggattgataaacCCTATCCAGTTATcaacaacaaggtataccaaccttgataacaaCTATATATAATGACTTGACTATaatatgcttcactaaaaccatataagccctagtagctgatgaatccaacattgttgggatccatctaatacttaccctagaaactagttgaaaaccataataaaccatagaactccacaaccctgattattatacttgttctttattaaagaacatgttcttcaaaagttattcttttgaagtatataataatcaatcattaaccatgacatatagtactaaaaccaaccactattcattacatgttaggattacaccaaatcttattgttgtgtgctattaatgctattgttatgatatattgcagcacatgtttatggtaccaagtaatcacacctgaataagaaccttatttgtgaatcactctaaaagtgcaacacaccctgaactgatCATTACcaatcactaatcctaaatcatcggggttaggtcacgcttagagcgattgcatctcatacttatgcattattgcatcattgccaatcttttaaacatcgtccttaccagacgatgatgctatttcagaatttggagttattgcgtatcgaagaccttgtctgcataatcttgcagctcaagaaaggcaagttcatcgcttgctcatgtcatttgagtatctttatcaaattacttgcaaagtactatgattaccactattgcataaaaaccaaaaccactactttcataactatgaatatgactatgtggttggcaatggaaccatggattgtgttgatatggtggaggttccattgcaagggtttatatccatctaggattaaacaacaaatgtcgtccagtgattcttgtgccgtaatacccgtgttaaccataagatccggagtgggacggagtagtcaaaagtgtttccacctctcgttcatcaacggatgcgctttaccgtagacacttgtatctttcagggcaagcggttggctggggaagccttaagtccccacggtattgcggtctatgatgggttgcagctaccggcgaaggagttttgttaacgagtcccaaactgttgtcgtggtcggggtccacccgtgagtgggaataatgggaccggcgaggacccagggtcaggGTATgcaacaaaagggtgggtgttcgaggtagcggaggaacatgattggctagaccttataccgggcctcacaccataggaagtgtggaggggaagatcacccggttggcaccaaggttaagatttcttatgggtaaagcaacacacctctgcagagtgtaaagaaccgtgacctgtcactccctgttccggatatggaactgcgaacgcggccggaaaggagctccatgaagttctagtaaaccggtgaaggctgacggacatagttcttctgaataaaagcaaccttttgaagaaatggttatgaaaacctgcatttgtattagactttctggtctaatgctatagctagagcattaaacacctctttcctataatgaacttgttgagtacgctcgtactcataccactcttaaatcccctgcttagatatggaggccacgagggaggatctacaatgcaactcgaagaccaaggagtctacaactacttcaagggaacatgaacctgtcagaggagtcagataccacatccaacaaggagaaaacctagattagcaatagaaaggaactagcttcctaaacctagctcttatttagctagaatctaatcatagcctctatagctagttaaatactctacaaatagagttcgtgataagactagactacgagtcgttcttctggagtttatttgcagttttacctcattgtaaagtaggaggccgtgatgatcttatgtaatagagtcaatgttgtaattctatagacatgccttggacccgcatatgtttctgttgtaccactctgagcgatataatactagtgggacggtgtttcattggtgttatatcagacttgcatactacaccatgcagtggtatgccgggtcaccacagattaGGTTCGCCCTAAGGGCGGATGTTGTTGCCATGTTCAATGCCTCGGTGCTCATCTCTGTTGGCTCGGGTGCTAGCCTCCTGTTTTGGGATGACCCCTGGATCCACGGCCTGTTCATCACGGCGGTGGCACCAGAGGTGCTCAAACTGGTTAAGCCAGGCGTCGTGAAGAGAAGATCTGTACGTGATGGGGTGCTCAATCATGCGTGGGCCAGAGATATTGTGGGAGAGTGTCGGTTGATGCCGTCGTGTAATATCTGCGGCTTTCGGCCACCGTTGCTGATATTCCTCTCAACGACGGGGCTGGTGCCTTTCAGTGGAAGTGGACCGAAGACGGTATTTTCACAGTGCGGTCCGCCTATTGCATGTTCTTCCACGGCACGACCGCCCTCCCCGGCGCGGTGCATGTCTGGAATTCCTTCGCGCCGTTCAAATTCCGCTTTCATGCCTGGCTTTCTCTTCGTGGGAGGTGCTGGACAGCGGACCGTCGGCTTCAGCGCGGCCTTCCCTCTCACGTCATGTGCCCTCTCTGCTCCGTTGCGGCGGAGACGGCGGATCATCTTTCCTTGCATTGTCCCTTCACCCGCTCGGTTTGGGATGGCTTCTCGAGGCGTGCCAGGGTGCATATTCCGGCTCCATCTGACGACAACCATTTGCCGACATCGTGGTCCAATGTGGTGGAGGGGCTATCTAGGGCGGAGGCTAGAGTCACCAATTCCGCTATCATGCTCATCCTGAGATCCCTTTGGCTGGAGCGGAACGCCAGAGTCTTCGAGGACACCGCCTCATCCGCCGATCGTGTTCTTGAGTTAGTGTGTTAGGATCAGGCCCGGCCCTGGGGCAGGGCGAGCGGGGCGGCCGCCCTGGACCTAGAAAATTTAGGGGCCCATTTTCTGGGCTATGCATTACATGTAGCACTAACTGGCCTTCAAGTACGTGCGGACAAGGGCCTGTAGGCAGGAAAAtgagcgcaagaaataagagaggCCCGTAGACCGTGACCAGTCGAAGGGTTGTTGAATCACCAGATCAGATCGGTACCTGTATATAGGTACGTACCTTGTACGCTAGTTGCTAAGTGGAAATCGCGACACTCCATCCCAACCCTAGAAACTGCCGCTCGCGGGAGGCGGCCCTCGCTGTCTCCCGACCTGAGACTGCAATGAAATGCCGGAACAGGCACGGAGTGAAATTTGTCCATCGTGACGGTGCCACAACCCACATGACCGATTCTTCACATATAAGTGGTATATTCTATGCCCTAATTCTATGACCTAATTTATGATGATTGTTGATTGTTCTTTGGATTGATGATGATAAATATTGTGTTTTAGTTGGTTCGAAAGGATGACTGATAACCAATGAAGTGTTCATTATTTTGGAGTATACAATATAATTTGTTGACTTAATCTAGTGATTTTTGAACCTTTGCACTTGTTTCTAATTACTATTTTTTTTACATGTCGATGTCGTCAGGTAATATGGAAAGTGCAGTGCATGTGATCTACTAAGCTATTTTTGAGGTAACATTATGCATTactagatactccctccgttaaaaaaaaaatccacacTTTTTTTGCATGGTGTTTGATGCACGACTTTGAAAACTAATATATACCAAATTATGTGGTTTCAGAACAAATTATTAATATCGTTGCATTCATCttgcaaaaaaaattatactCGTAGTTGGGGCCTTAGATTCCAGTTTCACCCCGGGCCCTTGAAACCTCAAGACCGGCCCGGATTGGGGCCTTTGGCTTGCTAGTAGACGTGGGTTAGCGAGAGAAGTGGTATAGGTGTTTGGCCGCCCCTTCGGTGCGGCCTGGTGGATGTTCCTGAGCCCGTCCCTGGGTTGTAATCATCTCCTTTATCTTAATGAAATAACGCGCAGATCTCCTGTGGGTTCTCGAAAAAAATTAGCAATTGATATTTGTATTACGAGCTCTAGCAGATCAAATGTGATATATTGCAAAAATGTTGTGATATCATATTTTGCTGGGTCTTCCGCAGAGGCACTATAGAAAAGACCAATACTGTCGTCATGTAACTGTTAGCAGACCGAAGGAACTTTAAATCTAGTGCATAAATGCTACTCCAACTAATTTGGAGGAAAGATCCACGTTGTTGAGACATAGTCGAGAGGAGCCGGATGATCAAAGGAACCAATATATCTCCCTTGGGAGCTTGTGGGGTGAGGTTTCATGCTGAAGACTCGGCCAAAATCGATAAAATAAATTGCATCCGGCTCTACCTCTCCGCGAGCAGAAATAGACTTGCTGAAGCGTTTGCTGATAAAAAGCGCCTGACCCCCTAGTCCACCTGCAGACATTGGAATCCATTTTCTTGCACTCATATTTGCCTTAAAAACCTCCACCTTGTAGTTGAGTTTCACACCATTGAGTTGTCGCCTTACTATGAGAAGGTTACCACATGACTCTAGCAAGTATCGGAAGACCAGAAATCCATGTTCAAATGTGATGCCATCGTCTATCATGCCGTCCCCAGTTTTCCAATTTAGTTCTGTATCCTCATCGTTGTTTGCtgcatctgcgtcatcatcaatgTTGCTCCATATGACCCGCTCTACGGTAACCGTTGCTTTGTTGTGAACATCATCAAAGGTGATATGGAGGGAGACAAGGTCCTCCTCCTTGGTGATCCCATAGAGTTTATCTCCAAGAAAGGCAACATCGATGATGCTGACGAAGGGAGTTTGATTCAGAAACCACATGCACTTGTTTGACTGTATCAAAATTATCGGACGGTTGCAGTTATTGGTTGTAACTGCGATGAGGTCATCCGGAGTTGATCGCATGAGCACCTTGTAGATACGGAAGAGCTCGGAAGCATCGCCGATGATAGCATCAAGCTTGCGAAGCGACACGGTTGCCTTAGAGAAGGGATTGTGCAGGAAGTAGTTATGCCTTTTCTCGTCATCCACGGAATCGAGGGCGAGCCAGCTGTTGGTTGAGCCGATGCATCTCAAGTTCTCAGGAAAGGAGGCGGTAGGGTGCGGGCCGCAGTCGGAAAATTTGAGAGCCATCTCGTCGAGGAAGAAGCCGCCCGGGAGCACGAtccacggccgccgccgcggggagAAAATCGAGCGGCAGATGCAGAGCCACGATACATCCGCCGGAGTGTCGGGCGTCTCCATCAAACGACACACCGATTGGACGGACGATTGCTGCCTTCGTGAGGAAACCCTGTACCAGGAGCGGCATACTGGGTCGATCCATGGTAGCTGCGGTGGAGGGGGAGCCGAGTACCAGGAACGGCAAACCGAGCGGAATCGAACGCGGTCAGCTGGGTGAGGaaggccggcgacgacgaggcctagaagttcctgcgggaggtcGGACCACGGCGGGGAGGGAGCTGAGCCCCAGGCACGGCACAGCGCGTGGATGCCGTCGATGGCGAGACCAAGGAGCTCATTGGAATACATCGATGATTGGGTGTTGGGATCGAGCTGAGCGATATACGCAGAGAGTCCGGTCGCCGGACGCGCTAAACGGAACTAAATCGATCTATCGTGTAGCCAGCCTGATCGGAAACGAGCCGTGTTCTCCTGGACTTTGCTACGGAATAGATTATCCCACATGttactttcttttcttttgtataTAGTAAGGCgaatttccctcaaaaaaaaaatagtaaggCGAATTCAATTTCAGAAATTTATAACCTCCATTCAGAAATAGTAGAGCCAGCAGTAGGCCCGGCCCTGAGGGGGGGcaggcggggcggccgccccgggccccTGGGACCAAGGGGCCCCCAAGTTCCAACTAGCGGCGACGTTGGAGGAAGTCAAGCGTGCGCCATTAGAGCAGATCGTTACTTTCTTTTCTCGTACAGTTTCTTTTTGAGTGGATCTTTTCTCGTACAGTTGggaggacgacgaagacgagAAGGGTTCGGTACGAAGCGTTATGCTGAGCTTGGGCCTTTTTCATTTATCCTTTTCTTTGTTTGGACCTTCTTCCGTTGGTTGGCCCTTTTTTCCCCTTAATTTGCTACCAAGACTTCAGGTGCAATTGGGCCCCACGTGCTGGACCGTGGTTGCAAGATATCAATCCCAGAAATGTTTGTCTCAACAGAAAAAAAATCGAATCCAAGAAATGCAATGACGATCAGCTCAGAAGAAAAATGGAAATGCAAATTTTCCTACTAAAAACCGTCATATGAATTTTCTTTTTTCATCTCACAAAGAAAGGAATGCAAAAGGCCATATGGCTATGTACGGATTTAATTCTCAGTCTACGAGGTAGTGCATGACACGGTTCATCTGTTTATTTGACAAGAACTGGAGACTACCAATCACCAACACTCCGCCATGACCACTATGGTTTTAGACGAAGTCGACATGATATTGGAGAAAATTTTAATACACTATGCATAAATTATGTGATATAGATGTTGCTTTTATATGCATTTTTGTATAAAATTCCTTATATACATATATAAATATTTTTCATTTTATAAGGCCCGGATTGAAGAACGATAGGATTGATAATTTTGTTTTCCCACTTTTCAGAATAAGGAAAAAAGGCTACTTGGTCATTTCACATGCGTCATCACATATTTCGTCGTCATTGGGTGACAAGTTCTCTCATGGTGGTTTCAAACATCCATATCGTCAACAGTTAAAAGAAATATAAGTTTATCAAGTCACAATAATATATATTGATTATTTAAACTAATAGCTATAACTTTTAGGTTATAAATGTGTTTGGAGTAACATTTGTTTATGCTACAAATATTAATTACTATTTTAATAATAGTATTAGGGGCCCTAAATTGTGATTTTGCCCCGGGCCCccgaaatctcaggaccggcgcCTGGCAGTAGCTTAAAAGCACCACAATTGAGGCGAAATATACCAAACGATCAACTTCTCAGTTTCCAAAACGAGTCCCCTCGCTGtgagtaagttggttaaaaagagGGGTGCTTAATAGACAATTCATGATTTTTCAGATATACATTAAGCATACTTTCTTCCAAGTAAAATAGTGAAAAACATTTGTATCACTACAGGAACCAGCCAAGGGGCCGATGGCCGGCAGCCGTTGGCACAGGATCAACTGCCGTCGGCCCACGCCTGTGCCGATGGCTACCGTCGGCACACCGCCGTCGGCACAATATCGCCTCGGCACAGACCctgttgccgtcggcacagcctttgccgtcggcacagatgtCAGCCCGACGGTCAGACGACGTCGTCGGCAcagtagccgtcggcacagtcaGCGTGGGGCCCGCAAAGCGTCTAACGGCAGTTAGGCCAGGAAgggtgctgtgccgacggccaagccgtcggcccagATCCATCGGCCCAGacacgccgccgcccgctccgcgCGGATGCTGGGCACCACCTTCCTGTGCCTGCCATTTGGCACGTCCagggggctgtgccgacggctatgccgtcggcatagaccatACCATTTGGTTTTCCGCGTTATTTTCTGGCACAACACAGCAAGCACAACACAAATCTTATATATatttatttactaattggagactccctacTAGCCATCCCGTTAATCCTAGAAGTTAAACTAATCTATCCATCCAATCTCCCCATTAGCTATCTACAGTCGTCGGATGAAGTAGCTAAAGAGTCCTCGCGTTTTATCTCACCTGCACGTGTCCTGAAGAAAAAACTTCCACAACGTCGAACGTGTTCCTGCACATCCCTAACCCTAGGCAGCGCTGTGGAGTTGGAGCGCAGGCCTGGGGAGGTGTTCACCGGGGAAGTTGGAGCAGGACTAGGCGGACACCCAGAGCTCCTTCCCGGTGGAAGCAGGTAGCGGCCGGCGCGGAACCTAACACAACTGCACGTCTCCGGCCGGCGGCCGCGTCGCCTTCTGGAGGTAACAAGTTATTCATAAGCTTATTCCATCAATCGCTCGATGGCTGGCATCTTCCAAGCAAGATGTAGAGAAGTGGAAATTTTCCCATGCCCCAGAACCCTGCCTCTTGGTGCGGCATcaagttacttcttcacctgagacgCCAGAAGACGCTGCACTAGCTGTCTCCTCCCTCACGGCAATCCATGGCTGCTCTGAcctttcctgcacttctcatcaaTAAATAGCCTCTCCTAGCACAGCCACATCGGACATGGAAGGACTTATGAATCCAGTCATCGGATGCAATTAATTAGATCTACTAGCAGGTTTGGTCTACTGCTACACCTTAATCCCCTGTGTTCCTAGCTATTTAGATCGATGATACTTGATGGATGGATTTGAAAGTTGGATTCAGTGCACGTTCTGATGCTTATGCCAGTTATACATTATACCTCCCATTACCTGTTTGATGTTCCCGATCGTAGGTAAATATTCACTTGGTACGCAGAACCTACCGTCAGGTCACAATTCggtaaaagaaaaagaactacATAGACATTCATGATAAGGATATTCATTTTTTTAGTCAAATAATGTCTAAACTTCCCTTCAAAGTTTTAATTATTTATTTGGACATTGGTTTACCAATAAACTAATCTTTTCAGATGTTGAATTAATTTATAGTTATGGACACTTTTCTGAAATGGGGGGAATGTCACAGTGTAGACAGCTCGGGAAAACAAGATTTTGCATTGGTGCAGCAAATATTATTTATTAACACTATTTCAAAAGATGGGATTGCATGTAAAAATCTACAGGATCATAATTTTATTATCCATCATGTTTTGTTATCTAACATTTTTCTTCaggattttttttcttcagataACCCACTTTGTCTTATACTTCCTTAACTCGGTGGGAAAGTGAAGATATATGGGACTCTGTATATTCTTGCTTCATAAACTTCTCCTAGATCCACTACTCAGCTTTGGATATAATGTGACATTCCTAAATGAGACGACCATACGGATATTAGTGTATTATCGGCATATATAAGTTATAGTTGCAATTTGCACTAATATTTGGAATGAAATGCACATTTCATATATATCAGATTAACAGGGTTGTTTGATGCTCGGAAATTATTTTTTGGCTCTACATTTATTACTATTTATCAGACATTACTCAAGTTATACATTTACTATAGGTTCTATTTACGGCATCAAGCATGGAATTTAAAAGCACATATTTTTACCTATGTGAATTTTCATGTTCAGTATATATTCTCTTTATAGTTGGCCGAACTAAAGTATGCAGTAGTCATGGTTTCTGAATTCGACTGGCAAGTTTATCATGAGAAATGTCTGGATCCTTAGGATGTGTGCTAACGTGAACTTTGTACTATTATTTATCCCCGCCATTGAAAA from Lolium rigidum isolate FL_2022 chromosome 4, APGP_CSIRO_Lrig_0.1, whole genome shotgun sequence encodes the following:
- the LOC124647590 gene encoding uncharacterized protein LOC124647590; the encoded protein is MYSNELLGLAIDGIHALCRAWGSAPSPPWSDLPQELLGLVVAGLPHPADRVRFRSVCRSWYSAPPPPQLPWIDPVCRSWYRVSSRRQQSSVQSVCRLMETPDTPADVSWLCICRSIFSPRRRPWIVLPGGFFLDEMALKFSDCGPHPTASFPENLRCIGSTNSWLALDSVDDEKRHNYFLHNPFSKATVSLRKLDAIIGDASELFRIYKVLMRSTPDDLIAVTTNNCNRPIILIQSNKCMWFLNQTPFVSIIDVAFLGDKLYGITKEEDLVSLHITFDDVHNKATVTVERVIWSNIDDDADAANNDEDTELNWKTGDGMIDDGITFEHGFLVFRYLLESCGNLLIVRRQLNGVKLNYKVEVFKANMSARKWIPMSAGGLGGQALFISKRFSKSISARGEVEPDAIYFIDFGRVFSMKPHPTSSQGRYIGSFDHPAPLDYVSTTWIFPPN